A single region of the Salarchaeum japonicum genome encodes:
- a CDS encoding DMT family transporter — translation MSRYRNLSLFLVLAAAWGAAFMAIKAGLSYFPPVLFAALRYDVAGVLMLAYAWYATDHPRPTGRREWLLVWVGAVFLIAGYHALLFVGETSPDVTSASAAVVVSLSPVLTTGFSRVFLPEERLAPAGLLGLLLGLVGVVILANPGSAAFESGLLGEALVFGAAACFALGSVLTKYLDADLPIETMEGWSMLLGALLMHAVSLGIGEPLAVEWTWEAVAALAYLSLVASALGFLIYFDLLDRLGPIEINLVSYVAPVFAAVSGFLVLGEALDATTAAGFAVIFLGFCLLKRDAIQEEVGSWRVRGR, via the coding sequence GTGTCCCGGTATCGGAACCTCTCGCTGTTCCTCGTGCTCGCCGCGGCGTGGGGTGCGGCGTTCATGGCCATCAAAGCGGGGTTGTCGTACTTCCCGCCGGTGTTGTTCGCGGCGCTCCGGTACGACGTGGCGGGCGTGTTGATGCTCGCGTACGCGTGGTACGCGACCGACCATCCGCGTCCGACGGGTCGCCGCGAGTGGCTGCTCGTCTGGGTGGGGGCGGTGTTCCTCATCGCGGGCTACCACGCGCTGTTGTTCGTCGGGGAGACGAGTCCGGACGTGACGAGCGCGTCCGCCGCCGTCGTCGTGAGCCTGAGTCCCGTGCTCACCACGGGGTTCAGTCGAGTGTTCCTGCCGGAGGAGCGCCTCGCGCCCGCGGGCCTGCTCGGATTACTGCTCGGTCTGGTGGGCGTGGTGATTCTGGCGAACCCCGGGAGCGCGGCGTTCGAGTCCGGTCTGCTGGGGGAGGCGCTGGTGTTCGGCGCGGCGGCGTGCTTCGCGCTCGGGAGCGTGCTCACGAAGTACCTCGACGCCGACCTCCCCATCGAGACGATGGAGGGCTGGTCGATGCTGCTCGGCGCGCTCCTCATGCACGCCGTGAGCCTGGGTATCGGGGAGCCGCTGGCGGTGGAGTGGACGTGGGAGGCCGTCGCGGCGCTCGCCTACCTCTCCCTGGTCGCGTCGGCGCTCGGCTTCCTCATCTACTTCGACCTCCTCGACCGCCTCGGCCCCATCGAAATCAACCTCGTCTCCTACGTCGCGCCCGTGTTCGCCGCCGTCTCCGGCTTCCTCGTGCTCGGCGAAGCGCTGGACGCCACCACGGCCGCCGGGTTCGCCGTCATCTTCCTCGGTTTCTGCCTCCTGAAGCGGGACGCGATACAGGAGGAAGTCGGGTCGTGGCGGGTCAGAGGGCGGTGA
- a CDS encoding AbrB/MazE/SpoVT family DNA-binding domain-containing protein, whose product MRISETRRVGQRGQVTIPKELRERLNITGGDDVVVREEDGRIVIERPVTRDDLAAGYRERAERDRRLADELDGISSEADRGLGDAPGWE is encoded by the coding sequence ATACGTATCAGTGAGACGCGTCGCGTCGGCCAGCGCGGACAGGTGACGATACCGAAGGAACTCCGAGAACGACTGAACATCACGGGCGGCGACGACGTGGTCGTACGCGAGGAGGACGGCCGCATCGTCATCGAACGCCCCGTCACGCGCGACGACCTCGCCGCCGGCTATCGCGAGCGCGCCGAACGCGACCGCCGACTCGCCGACGAACTCGACGGCATCTCCAGTGAGGCCGACCGCGGACTCGGCGACGCCCCCGGGTGGGAGTAG
- a CDS encoding type II toxin-antitoxin system HicA family toxin — protein MTYADFSGREIVKALRSKRYRPIGRTGSHVKLRYEHPETDEVRIVTVPLTDANHISQDTYRSIAAQCGADDFDAWCTWIADNC, from the coding sequence ATGACGTACGCCGACTTCTCCGGCCGCGAAATCGTGAAAGCGCTGCGCTCGAAACGATACCGGCCTATCGGGCGAACCGGGAGTCACGTCAAACTTCGATACGAGCATCCGGAGACGGACGAAGTCCGCATCGTCACCGTTCCGCTCACCGACGCGAACCACATCTCCCAGGATACCTATCGATCCATTGCCGCGCAGTGCGGCGCGGACGACTTCGACGCGTGGTGTACGTGGATCGCGGACAACTGCTAA
- a CDS encoding type II toxin-antitoxin system PemK/MazF family toxin, translating to MRVHRGDIAIVELDPTKDSEQRGPRPCLVLQNDIGNENAPTTIVAPFTTSFGDRRYPFEVLVRASECALREDAVVLCSQLRTVSIDHRITEVVGSVPDDTMREVDTALEYSLGLTAL from the coding sequence ATGCGCGTCCACCGCGGCGACATCGCCATCGTCGAACTCGACCCCACGAAGGACTCCGAACAACGCGGACCACGTCCGTGTCTCGTCCTCCAGAACGACATCGGAAACGAGAACGCCCCGACGACTATCGTCGCACCGTTCACGACCTCGTTCGGCGACCGACGCTACCCCTTCGAGGTCCTCGTGCGCGCGAGCGAGTGCGCGCTCCGCGAGGACGCCGTCGTGCTCTGCAGCCAGCTCCGAACCGTCTCAATCGACCACCGAATCACCGAGGTCGTCGGTTCCGTCCCCGACGACACGATGCGCGAGGTCGACACTGCGCTCGAATACAGTCTCGGCCTCACCGCCCTCTGA
- a CDS encoding type II toxin-antitoxin system HicB family antitoxin yields MSATTDDATDTGVEFTYENGLVTARDLETGVAASGDSKAAALAMLADALLLHEGGGEPIEDPDAFLRELDIEPSELDEDETPPPWL; encoded by the coding sequence ATGAGCGCGACGACCGATGACGCGACCGATACGGGCGTCGAATTCACCTACGAGAACGGCCTCGTGACCGCACGAGACCTGGAAACCGGCGTCGCCGCGAGCGGTGACTCCAAAGCCGCCGCGCTTGCGATGCTCGCGGACGCCCTCCTCCTCCACGAAGGCGGTGGTGAACCCATCGAAGACCCAGACGCGTTCCTCCGCGAACTCGACATCGAACCCAGCGAACTCGACGAGGACGAGACGCCACCGCCCTGGCTCTGA
- a CDS encoding CBS domain-containing protein, which translates to MTLLARDVMTADVETVDADDEVADVLGKLSRRKFNGFPVLEDGELVGVVTQRDFVDLFEPSDRTLWIPIGLPPFLETVEYAIDLSWDELDAELDLAAAAGKPVRDVMTRDVETVAPDASIDDVLDILATDDPNVNRVPVLDGGDLVGIITREDVVRAFRDERASKP; encoded by the coding sequence ATGACGCTGCTCGCGCGCGACGTGATGACGGCGGACGTAGAGACCGTCGATGCGGACGACGAGGTCGCGGACGTCCTCGGAAAGCTCTCCCGGCGGAAGTTCAACGGGTTTCCCGTCCTGGAGGACGGCGAACTCGTGGGCGTGGTGACCCAGCGGGACTTCGTGGACTTGTTCGAGCCGAGCGACCGCACGCTCTGGATTCCCATCGGCCTCCCGCCGTTCTTGGAGACGGTTGAGTACGCGATAGACCTGTCGTGGGACGAGCTCGACGCGGAACTCGACCTGGCGGCGGCCGCGGGGAAGCCCGTGCGGGACGTGATGACGCGGGACGTGGAGACCGTCGCGCCGGACGCGTCCATCGACGACGTGCTCGACATCCTCGCGACGGACGACCCGAACGTGAATCGCGTGCCCGTGCTGGACGGCGGCGACCTCGTGGGTATCATCACGCGCGAGGACGTTGTGCGGGCGTTCCGGGACGAGCGCGCATCGAAACCCTAA